The following proteins come from a genomic window of Elusimicrobiota bacterium:
- a CDS encoding protein-glutamate O-methyltransferase CheR gives MNESEFEYMRALFHTETGILMDPGKAYLVELRLRSLAEQAGFSSASLFLQHLKARPTIGLHRQAVEALLIHETRFFRDEPVFELFRSLLPGLVERASRTGTPLGVWSAACSTGQEAYTLAFLLRATLSEETRFRLLATDVSEEALARARGGAYSLFEIGRGLPDDIKNRFFTIHEDEALIAEDIRKAIDFRKLNLAGEWPPLSPMDVVFLRNVLIYFEPALKKNILNNVHRVLRPGGYLFLGNPEAALFDDPRFRPVETKGACCFQSIDPTTEGRTTAPCAS, from the coding sequence GTGAACGAAAGCGAATTCGAGTACATGCGCGCCTTGTTCCACACGGAGACGGGCATTCTCATGGACCCCGGGAAGGCGTACCTGGTGGAGTTGCGCCTGCGCTCGCTCGCGGAGCAGGCGGGGTTTTCATCGGCCAGCCTTTTTCTTCAACATTTGAAGGCGCGCCCCACCATCGGCCTGCATCGGCAGGCCGTCGAAGCGCTGCTGATCCACGAGACCCGCTTTTTCCGCGACGAGCCCGTTTTCGAATTGTTCCGTTCCCTCTTGCCCGGCCTTGTCGAGCGGGCGAGCCGGACGGGAACCCCCCTGGGGGTGTGGTCGGCCGCCTGTTCGACCGGCCAGGAGGCCTACACGCTGGCCTTCCTCCTCCGCGCGACATTGTCCGAAGAAACGCGCTTCCGGCTTTTGGCCACGGACGTCTCGGAGGAAGCCCTCGCCCGGGCCCGCGGCGGCGCCTACTCCCTTTTTGAAATCGGTCGGGGACTCCCGGACGACATCAAAAACCGCTTTTTTACCATTCACGAGGATGAGGCGCTGATCGCCGAGGACATTCGAAAGGCGATCGATTTCCGCAAACTCAATCTCGCCGGGGAATGGCCGCCCCTTTCCCCCATGGACGTCGTGTTCCTTCGCAACGTGCTGATTTATTTCGAACCGGCGTTGAAAAAAAACATCTTGAACAACGTCCACCGGGTTCTTCGCCCGGGCGGCTACCTGTTCCTCGGAAACCCCGAGGCGGCGCTTTTTGACGACCCGCGGTTTCGACCGGTGGAAACCAAGGGCGCCTGTTGTTTTCAATCCATCGATCCCACAACGGAAGGGAGGACAACCGCCCCATGCGCGTCCTGA
- a CDS encoding YfiR family protein: MRENGGGAVGTEKPTAFRPLGRRAALGLLLLSAWGAFAAPARVPSKLQLALLTKIFAQDDSLQSRNRIRVQIVFDPAGADSAWLKTEVSELARGAAALAVGGRGVETEVVRVDEIKDKPIPDIYFLCALNDASAQAVFETARTRKIRCFGSEPGDARRGASVSIGVADGKPRIRINRGAAAAQGAKFSEAVLNLADVF, translated from the coding sequence ATGAGGGAAAACGGAGGGGGGGCCGTCGGCACTGAAAAACCCACCGCGTTCCGTCCTCTGGGGCGGAGGGCGGCGTTGGGGTTGTTGCTTTTGTCGGCCTGGGGCGCCTTCGCGGCGCCGGCCCGGGTTCCCTCCAAACTGCAGTTGGCCCTCTTGACGAAAATTTTCGCCCAGGACGATTCCCTCCAGTCCCGCAACCGAATTCGTGTCCAAATCGTGTTCGACCCGGCCGGGGCCGACTCGGCGTGGTTAAAAACCGAAGTGTCCGAATTGGCGCGTGGGGCGGCGGCTCTGGCGGTCGGCGGGCGCGGTGTGGAAACGGAAGTGGTGAGGGTGGACGAAATCAAAGACAAACCGATCCCGGACATTTACTTTCTTTGCGCCCTCAACGACGCATCGGCGCAGGCCGTTTTTGAAACGGCGCGGACCCGGAAAATCCGTTGCTTCGGCAGCGAGCCCGGGGACGCCCGCCGGGGGGCGTCCGTCTCCATCGGGGTCGCCGACGGGAAACCGCGGATTCGCATCAACAGGGGCGCGGCCGCGGCCCAAGGGGCCAAATTTTCCGAAGCCGTCCTTAATCTCGCCGACGTGTTTTAA
- a CDS encoding chemotaxis protein CheA, producing the protein MTNDAEYIKEFVLEGHENLDRIEALLLLLEKDPRSPETLADVFRAFHTIKGTSRMFDFRRVEKLSHAAEDLLSRLRDGQAVLSTDNVNWLLRVVGTLRQRLAGIEKAGAEEPGEDDPVFLNTPAPPTDPGPTSGIAENTLRVNVTVLDRLMAEVGELVLTRNRVLQWSTGRGDPEIALRSQQLNGITTEIQHQVMQMRLQPIGQAWNKVPRLVRDLCAHLGKKARVVMEGADTELDKSILEAIRDPLTHLVRNALDHGIEPPDLRARLGKPAEGTVSLRAEHESGWVLLEITDDGAGIDPARLRERAIQKGLHSAEEAGRLEDRDAVALVFRSGFSTAEKVTEVSGRGIGLDVVKDNIEKVGGAIEILSAPGRGTTFQIRIPLTLSIVPTLIVSDGQTDFAIPQTHVIELVRLGGERAAHVEWMEDAAVFRLRGRLLPLVFLRQALRREPPPRSASTAQTLVVLRAGARPFGLVVHRAKDTEEIVEKPLGRHFKGLPFYEGASILGDGRVVPILDVMGLAESAHVISALERTHRLAPAAAPAPPAEKREVLLLVAGVDDSRAAIPLDRVDRVEEISTAAIERVGGREMIQYRGELLPLHRLSNLLKERRVRPRSTPASEPMEALPVVVCRDARNRRGLVVHRILEMVDTAPGDRRPGSRHGVAGTIIARGRITEILDLDVLFEPLPSSGGPS; encoded by the coding sequence GTGACCAACGACGCCGAATACATCAAGGAATTTGTCCTCGAAGGGCACGAAAACCTCGACCGCATCGAAGCGCTGTTGCTGCTTCTGGAAAAAGACCCGCGTTCCCCCGAGACGCTGGCCGATGTGTTCCGGGCCTTCCACACCATCAAAGGCACGAGTCGGATGTTCGATTTTCGACGCGTGGAAAAACTTTCCCACGCGGCGGAGGATTTGCTGAGCCGCCTTCGGGACGGGCAAGCCGTTTTATCGACCGACAACGTGAACTGGCTGCTCCGCGTCGTGGGAACGCTCCGTCAGCGTTTGGCCGGGATCGAGAAAGCCGGCGCCGAGGAACCGGGCGAAGACGACCCTGTTTTTTTAAACACCCCCGCCCCCCCGACCGATCCGGGGCCGACGTCCGGCATCGCCGAAAACACGCTGCGCGTGAACGTCACCGTGCTGGATCGGTTGATGGCGGAGGTCGGGGAATTGGTTCTCACCCGCAACCGTGTTTTGCAATGGTCGACCGGCCGGGGCGACCCCGAAATCGCCCTCCGGTCCCAACAGCTCAACGGGATCACCACCGAAATTCAGCACCAGGTGATGCAAATGCGCCTGCAACCGATCGGGCAAGCCTGGAACAAGGTCCCGCGTCTCGTTCGGGATTTGTGCGCCCATTTGGGCAAGAAGGCGCGGGTCGTGATGGAAGGGGCCGATACGGAATTGGACAAATCCATTTTGGAGGCGATCCGGGATCCGTTGACCCACTTGGTTCGCAACGCGCTCGACCACGGGATCGAACCCCCCGACCTCCGCGCCCGGTTGGGGAAACCGGCGGAGGGCACCGTGTCCCTTCGGGCGGAGCACGAGAGCGGTTGGGTTCTTCTGGAAATCACCGACGACGGCGCGGGCATCGATCCGGCTCGCCTGCGGGAACGCGCCATCCAAAAAGGCCTTCATTCGGCCGAGGAAGCCGGCCGCCTGGAGGACCGGGACGCCGTGGCTCTCGTTTTTCGTTCGGGTTTCTCCACCGCCGAAAAAGTCACGGAGGTGTCCGGCCGCGGCATCGGATTGGACGTGGTCAAAGACAACATCGAAAAAGTCGGCGGGGCCATCGAAATCCTTTCCGCCCCCGGGCGGGGAACAACGTTTCAAATTCGGATTCCCTTGACCTTGTCCATTGTTCCGACCTTGATTGTGAGCGACGGCCAAACCGATTTCGCCATCCCCCAAACCCACGTGATCGAATTGGTCCGGCTCGGCGGGGAACGCGCCGCTCATGTCGAATGGATGGAGGACGCCGCTGTCTTTCGCTTGCGCGGACGCTTGTTGCCCTTGGTGTTTCTGCGTCAAGCCCTCCGCCGCGAACCGCCCCCCCGTTCCGCCTCGACCGCCCAAACCCTGGTGGTGTTGCGGGCCGGGGCCCGCCCCTTCGGGCTGGTGGTGCACCGGGCCAAGGACACCGAAGAAATCGTGGAAAAGCCCCTTGGCCGGCATTTCAAGGGCCTCCCTTTTTACGAGGGCGCCTCCATTCTGGGGGACGGACGGGTCGTCCCGATCCTGGATGTGATGGGGCTCGCGGAGTCCGCCCACGTCATCTCGGCCTTGGAACGCACCCACCGCCTGGCCCCGGCCGCCGCGCCCGCGCCCCCGGCCGAAAAACGGGAGGTCCTGCTCCTCGTCGCCGGCGTGGACGACAGCCGCGCGGCGATCCCCCTGGATCGGGTCGACCGCGTGGAAGAAATTTCGACGGCGGCCATCGAACGCGTGGGCGGCCGGGAGATGATCCAATACCGGGGCGAATTGTTGCCCCTCCACCGCCTTTCCAACCTTTTGAAAGAGCGCCGGGTTCGCCCGCGATCCACCCCCGCTTCGGAACCGATGGAGGCGTTGCCGGTGGTGGTCTGCCGCGACGCGCGAAACCGCCGGGGCCTCGTGGTGCACCGCATTCTCGAAATGGTGGACACCGCCCCGGGGGACCGTCGTCCGGGAAGCCGCCACGGCGTCGCCGGCACGATCATCGCGCGGGGGCGCATCACCGAGATCCTGGATTTGGACGTTTTGTTCGAACCGCTCCCGTCCTCCGGAGGGCCGTCTTGA
- a CDS encoding chemotaxis response regulator protein-glutamate methylesterase has translation MKKRRVLLADDSAVFRRFLYALLVADPRVEIVGEARDGRQAIEMARDTRPDVLTLDVDMPVMGGIEVLDALLAFDPRPAVIMVSRLTDADSRTTLAALCRGAADFVLKPADLDREEEQRAFGEALRAKIHALAGPPPSGERLPPPARPPGERKGGPPRAVLIGASTGGPNALSVLLRGLRADFPLPLLIVQHMPPVFTGLLAERLSAECPLRVREAREGVVPRPGEAWIAPGDRHLAVAGGEARWFLHLTEDPPENFCRPSVDVLFRSAAKTWGGRALGVILTGMGQDGALGCEALRGAGGAILAQDPSSSLIWGMPGAVVRAGWANEVVPLDRMANRLQTWATSAPGESRGL, from the coding sequence GTGAAAAAACGGCGGGTCCTTCTGGCCGACGACTCCGCGGTATTCCGTCGATTTCTTTACGCCCTGTTGGTGGCGGACCCCCGCGTCGAAATCGTGGGGGAAGCCCGGGACGGCCGCCAGGCCATTGAAATGGCGCGGGACACGCGCCCCGACGTTTTGACGCTGGACGTCGACATGCCCGTGATGGGCGGAATCGAGGTTTTGGACGCCCTCCTGGCGTTTGATCCCCGTCCGGCGGTGATCATGGTCAGCCGTCTCACCGACGCGGATTCTCGCACGACCCTGGCCGCGCTGTGCCGGGGGGCCGCGGATTTTGTCCTCAAGCCGGCCGATCTCGATCGGGAGGAGGAACAGCGCGCTTTCGGGGAGGCGTTGCGCGCCAAAATTCACGCTCTGGCCGGACCTCCCCCCAGCGGCGAGCGCCTCCCCCCGCCGGCGCGCCCCCCCGGGGAACGGAAGGGCGGCCCCCCCCGGGCCGTTTTGATCGGCGCGTCCACCGGGGGGCCCAACGCCCTCTCCGTCTTGTTGCGCGGGTTGCGCGCGGACTTTCCCCTCCCCCTTCTCATCGTTCAACACATGCCGCCGGTTTTCACCGGCCTCTTGGCCGAACGGTTGTCCGCCGAATGCCCCCTGCGCGTGCGGGAGGCGCGCGAGGGGGTTGTGCCCCGCCCCGGCGAAGCGTGGATCGCCCCGGGCGATCGGCACCTCGCTGTGGCCGGGGGGGAGGCGCGCTGGTTCCTGCACCTGACCGAGGATCCGCCCGAAAACTTTTGCCGTCCGTCGGTCGACGTTCTTTTCCGTTCCGCGGCCAAAACCTGGGGCGGTCGCGCCCTCGGGGTGATCCTCACCGGCATGGGCCAGGACGGCGCCCTCGGTTGCGAAGCCTTGCGGGGGGCCGGCGGCGCGATTTTGGCTCAGGATCCGTCAAGTTCCCTTATCTGGGGGATGCCCGGAGCGGTGGTGCGGGCCGGTTGGGCGAACGAAGTGGTTCCCTTGGACCGAATGGCCAACCGACTCCAGACCTGGGCGACGTCGGCCCCGGGCGAATCCCGTGGCCTCTGA
- a CDS encoding chemotaxis protein CheW, translated as MKHRCGFYIGDFFFSVPLESVREVLKKAVVAPVPGTPPTVAGLLNLRGAIVTVLDIRSRLGLAPKPSAEPGALLLLDDGDESVGLSIDRVGDVVGVEEGSFEPLPETLRGPARSLIQGAYKLPDRLMLALDLDAVLEAERSMAEGSGK; from the coding sequence TTGAAACACCGCTGCGGGTTTTATATCGGCGACTTCTTTTTCTCGGTTCCCCTTGAATCGGTTCGGGAAGTCTTGAAAAAAGCCGTGGTCGCCCCTGTTCCGGGGACCCCGCCCACCGTGGCCGGCCTGCTGAACCTGCGGGGCGCCATCGTCACGGTCCTCGACATCCGGTCCCGCCTGGGCCTTGCCCCGAAGCCCTCCGCCGAACCCGGCGCCTTGCTTTTGCTGGACGACGGCGACGAATCCGTGGGGTTGAGCATCGACCGCGTGGGGGACGTGGTCGGGGTGGAGGAAGGGAGCTTCGAACCCCTTCCCGAAACCCTGCGCGGGCCGGCGCGGAGCTTGATCCAGGGGGCTTACAAACTGCCGGATCGCCTGATGTTGGCCTTGGATTTGGACGCCGTGCTCGAAGCGGAACGTTCGATGGCGGAGGGATCGGGAAAGTGA
- a CDS encoding Hpt domain-containing protein yields the protein MASDPELIELFFAETATNTAVAQQALAPGRSAPPSPGEIATVARAFHTLAGTAGLLGHSEWGRLAAAAEPLARRWMETGRVPSDVAALLQKSLEAIAGFAKRRSGLPPPALKESLGKAP from the coding sequence GTGGCCTCTGATCCGGAATTGATCGAGCTTTTTTTTGCGGAAACGGCGACCAACACGGCGGTGGCCCAACAGGCCCTCGCGCCGGGTCGATCGGCGCCTCCCTCCCCGGGGGAGATCGCGACGGTGGCCCGGGCTTTCCACACGCTCGCCGGGACCGCGGGACTCCTCGGGCATTCGGAGTGGGGGCGGTTGGCCGCGGCCGCCGAACCCCTGGCGCGCCGTTGGATGGAAACGGGCCGCGTTCCTTCCGACGTCGCGGCGTTGCTTCAAAAATCTCTGGAGGCGATTGCGGGATTTGCGAAACGCCGGTCCGGTTTGCCACCCCCGGCCTTAAAGGAAAGCCTGGGGAAGGCCCCTTGA
- a CDS encoding response regulator — protein MRVLIADDSRVMRKLILKSLKENGFSIEDCVEAENGEDAWSKIQAAPFDLAILDIHMPRLNGEALLTRVRAEPSHRDLPIVIVSSESSAARLESLLDQRAGFIHKPWTDEDFHTQVQRALDPRRDRR, from the coding sequence ATGCGCGTCCTGATTGCCGACGACAGCCGTGTGATGCGAAAACTCATTCTCAAAAGCCTCAAAGAAAACGGTTTCTCCATCGAGGATTGCGTGGAGGCCGAAAACGGGGAGGACGCCTGGTCCAAAATCCAGGCGGCGCCCTTCGATTTGGCCATTCTCGACATCCACATGCCGCGGCTGAACGGAGAAGCCCTCCTGACCCGGGTTCGGGCGGAGCCCTCCCACCGCGATCTGCCCATCGTGATCGTGTCGAGCGAATCCAGCGCGGCGCGCCTGGAAAGCCTGCTGGACCAACGGGCCGGCTTCATCCACAAACCCTGGACCGATGAGGATTTCCACACCCAGGTGCAACGGGCCCTGGACCCCCGCCGTGACCGCCGCTGA